The Ruania alba genome window below encodes:
- a CDS encoding sterol carrier family protein yields MARRRIDPGEGELALAAWQRGEATPAQVRTAVRYGLQTLADRAPGTSVEVRVPPAGVVQVIEGPRHTRGTPPNVVETNPDTFLALATGQTSWPDAVGSGAVTASGSRANLTGWLPLWP; encoded by the coding sequence GTGGCCCGACGACGTATCGATCCCGGCGAGGGCGAGCTCGCCCTGGCCGCGTGGCAACGCGGCGAGGCGACGCCCGCCCAGGTGCGTACCGCCGTCAGGTATGGCCTGCAGACGCTGGCCGACCGCGCCCCCGGCACCTCCGTGGAGGTCCGGGTCCCGCCGGCCGGGGTGGTGCAGGTGATCGAAGGGCCACGGCACACCCGCGGCACCCCGCCGAACGTCGTCGAGACGAACCCGGACACCTTCCTGGCCCTGGCGACCGGGCAGACCAGCTGGCCGGACGCCGTCGGCTCCGGAGCGGTCACCGCATCGGGCTCGCGTGCGAACCTCACCGGCTGGCTACCGCTGTGGCCGTGA
- a CDS encoding DUF6226 family protein, with amino-acid sequence MDEAEITRAVDDAYAALPESRISWPNPRPRDTEPPDEAYSRVSDPRKYRIVGARALAWQQALAGLGLATAVSVPVTDLPWRLPVGAGTRLTPHAAGTEPLVLVTNALQDVPGCILTLGIGAPPAWLDPEPDCGCDACDFGSANLLEAIDTSIGAIVRGGIVHVTGSGWHVTTTPATRQAGWSGTTEKPDVDRIIADARAGRPVPGAARTLVSGSWLT; translated from the coding sequence ATGGACGAGGCCGAGATTACGCGCGCCGTCGACGACGCCTACGCGGCCCTCCCGGAGAGCCGGATCAGCTGGCCGAATCCCCGGCCCAGGGACACCGAACCGCCGGACGAGGCGTACTCCCGGGTGAGCGACCCGCGGAAGTACCGCATCGTGGGCGCCCGGGCGCTCGCCTGGCAGCAGGCACTCGCCGGTCTCGGTCTGGCCACGGCCGTGTCGGTGCCGGTGACCGATCTGCCATGGCGGCTTCCTGTCGGCGCCGGCACCCGGCTCACCCCACATGCTGCGGGGACCGAACCGCTCGTCCTGGTCACCAACGCGCTCCAGGACGTGCCCGGGTGCATCCTCACCCTCGGCATCGGCGCACCCCCTGCCTGGCTGGACCCAGAGCCGGACTGCGGGTGCGACGCCTGCGACTTCGGCTCGGCGAACCTGCTCGAGGCGATCGACACGAGCATCGGTGCCATCGTCCGGGGCGGCATCGTGCACGTCACCGGTTCCGGGTGGCATGTCACCACCACCCCGGCCACGCGGCAGGCCGGGTGGAGCGGCACCACGGAGAAGCCGGACGTCGACCGGATCATCGCCGATGCCCGCGCTGGGAGGCCCGTCCCTGGGGCCGCACGCACCCTGGTCTCGGGCTCGTGGCTGACGTGA
- a CDS encoding cold-shock protein encodes MTVGTVKWFNSEKGFGFIAPEDGSADVFAHYSAIQADGYRSLEDNQRVEFEVTQGPKGPQASNIRPL; translated from the coding sequence ATGACTGTAGGAACTGTGAAGTGGTTCAACTCTGAGAAGGGGTTCGGCTTCATCGCCCCCGAGGACGGCAGCGCGGACGTGTTCGCGCACTACTCGGCCATCCAGGCTGACGGCTACCGCTCCCTCGAGGACAACCAGCGTGTCGAGTTCGAGGTGACCCAGGGCCCCAAGGGCCCGCAGGCGTCGAACATCCGCCCGCTCTGA
- a CDS encoding fatty acid desaturase family protein, giving the protein MTATAERPRDAYISQFSALTREVRESGLLRRRYGYYWPRLIGAALAFGAIIAAIALLGSTWWLMALAVVMGAVMTQIAFLGHDAAHKQIFSSPKWNDWTAIVLANLFVGLSHGWWQSKHSRHHANPNKRGSDPDIDLPYVTFTPEQADERRRHPAIDWFLKRQGWFFFPMLLLEGLDLHLTSTKRVLGRAPLKRRTVEIIFLAIRLIAFPAFLFLVLSPGIAGAFLGVQLAVFGVYMGASFAPNHVGMPVVPKDMRLDFLRRQTLMSRNITGGRWVDVAMGGLNFQVEHHLFPNMPRPHLRRVAPLVRQFCADHSVTYTQTSLWRSYGIVVRHLNVVGLGARDTFTCPLAAQLR; this is encoded by the coding sequence ATGACCGCCACCGCCGAGCGTCCTCGGGACGCATACATCAGCCAGTTCAGCGCCCTGACCCGCGAGGTCCGCGAGAGCGGTCTGCTTCGCCGGCGCTACGGCTACTACTGGCCGCGCCTGATCGGCGCGGCCCTGGCCTTCGGCGCGATCATCGCGGCGATCGCTCTTCTCGGCAGCACCTGGTGGCTGATGGCTCTCGCCGTCGTCATGGGTGCGGTGATGACGCAGATCGCCTTCCTCGGCCACGACGCCGCGCACAAACAGATCTTCAGCTCGCCGAAATGGAACGACTGGACGGCTATCGTGCTGGCCAATCTGTTCGTCGGCCTGAGCCACGGCTGGTGGCAGAGCAAGCACTCCCGCCACCACGCCAACCCCAACAAGCGCGGCTCTGACCCGGACATCGACCTGCCGTATGTGACGTTCACCCCGGAGCAGGCCGACGAACGTCGCCGCCACCCGGCGATCGACTGGTTCCTCAAGCGCCAAGGGTGGTTCTTCTTCCCGATGCTGCTGCTCGAGGGGCTCGACCTGCACCTGACCAGCACCAAGCGGGTCTTGGGCCGCGCACCGCTGAAGCGCCGCACGGTGGAGATCATCTTCCTCGCGATCCGGCTGATCGCCTTCCCCGCCTTCCTGTTCCTGGTGCTCTCCCCCGGGATCGCCGGAGCGTTCCTCGGGGTGCAGCTGGCCGTGTTCGGCGTGTACATGGGTGCCTCGTTCGCCCCGAACCATGTGGGCATGCCGGTCGTGCCGAAGGACATGCGCCTGGACTTTCTCCGCCGGCAGACCCTGATGAGCCGCAACATCACCGGTGGTCGTTGGGTGGATGTGGCCATGGGCGGCCTGAACTTCCAGGTGGAGCACCACCTGTTCCCGAACATGCCCCGCCCGCACCTGCGCCGGGTGGCACCGTTGGTCCGCCAGTTCTGCGCCGACCACTCCGTCACCTACACCCAGACCAGCCTGTGGCGCTCCTACGGCATCGTGGTGCGCCACCTCAACGTGGTCGGCCTGGGCGCGAGGGACACCTTCACGTGCCCGTTGGCGGCGCAGCTGCGCTGA